Below is a genomic region from Vibrio nitrifigilis.
CAAAGCCATGTTTAGTCAGCATTTGTGGAATATATAGGTTACCACTGTTCATAACGCGCTCTTCAAAGACCACATCAAACACTGGGCCAATCAGGCTACGTAAATTGATTGCAGGACCTAATACAGATTGAGCATTCAGTTTTAAGTTACGATAAACACGCTGCTCATTAGGCATTGAGCCAAGTTGGTCTTGCACTTTAGCGATGGTTTGATCGTATGGCTTCATCACTTTATCCGCCATTACATCGCCGTGTTTACGATCTGAAGTCAAATCCGTGTGCAGCATTGCGTAATCTAAGTGTTGCAGTAGTTCGTTTTGAACTTTACTTTCACCAGAAAAATCTTGCTGCCAATGACGAGCAAAGTAATCCATCACATAGTCTTTATAGCGACCACTTTTGTCTGTCATCATGCGGTAAACACGTAGAACAGCGAGTTTTTCCTCATCTGTTTTCGCATTTTTCAGATCAACGATAACATCAGACATCAGCAATGGTAAGAAGCGAGTTTCTAACAAGTTCAGATAGGTTGCTTCAACACGTGGACCAATAGTGTGACCTTGGTAAAGACCAAAATCAGAAATAAAGCGCGGCTTATCACGGAAGAAACCAAATTCCAGTGTCGCTTGGCGAATCTTGTTCAGAGGTTCTAACACTTCACGTTGAGATGCCATTTGTAAATTAGAAGGAAACTCTTTTTTATACTGGTTTACCTTCGCCAATACTGCATCGGCATGTTCGATATTAGCTTCGTAGTAACGCTGCCATGTGCCAATTAATAGAACAGAGGCAATCGAACAGGAAAGGAGTGATAACCCCATGATACGACGTTTTTGACGCGTCACACGAAAGTTATCCGACGCCAAACCGGCTTCTGGATAAATAATCTTGTTAAACAGCTTTTGCGTAAAGTAAACCGTTGAGTTTTTCGCATGCTGTGCACGGTTAACCGCATGAGACAGGCCATAACGACGTGATGCGGCATCATCGAACGCGTTTGTCGGTACGCCTTGCTGATACACAGAAGTAAAGTAAGCCCCACGAACTAATGCTGATGTAGAGAATTGGTCACTGGCTAATGCATCTTCAAAGAACTGCGCCAGAATATCTTTCAGCCCCGCCATTTGACGAGTAAAGCTATAAATCGCGTTACGTTCATCTAAAGGCATCGTTTCCGAGACAGCTTCTGGCAACAATGTGTTAATGCGAGAGACAAACTCAGAATAATCACGAGAAAACTCTTCTAACCAATGATCAAGGTTTTCAATTGAATCGAGCGAGAATGTAAAACCTAAAACATCTTCACGTTCTGCTTTGGAGTAATGCTTGAAGAAAGGTTCAAAACCATACAACAAATCAAGTTTTGTCAGAGCAATATAGACAGGTAAACGGGTTGACAAGGTTTCCATCAGTTCACGCAAACGCGCACGGAGTAAACTTGCATATGCCTTACGCTCCGACGCAGTTGCAGCCGCTAGATGAGATACATCAAGGGTCAACACAATACCATTGAGCGGACGACGACTGCGGTTACGATCGAGCCATTGAACAAAGTGTTGCCATAAACGACGTTCCATTTCACCGTCGTTGTCCATTTCACGGCTGCCTTGAGTCAGTAACTCACCGTCAGGATCGATCAATACGGACTCGTCACCAATCCACCAGTCGAAAGAATAAGGGTTTGCACTTTTCTTACCAGAAGCTCGACGAACTGAAGAGAACACAAAGTTCTGGCCTGAGCGGTTAATCAGGCTTGTTTTACCTGCATTTTCCAACCCCATAACCAGATACCATGGCAACGCATAGAGATAATTGCGTTTGTTCATGTTCTGTTTCATATCAACCATAACTTGGTTGAGTTCTGCTTCCTGGCGCTCCTCATAAACTTTAATCGGATCTTCACGCAACTGTTCTTCACGTTGCTGCTGAACTTGGAATGATCTCAGTTTACGTGCCTGCCAAAGCCCCCAAAGACCAAAACAGCCTAATGTAAATAGCGCACTGGCTACCGCACGAGCTGTTATAGATTCTAATGGCTTAACATCATAAATATTAAGCCATGGGCCTGCCCACCAAATCGCTACATTCAATAGAATGAATGCAGTGAATAGTAAAATAGGAAGCGCAGAAACCATTCCTGGTTTAAGCTTTTTCACTATCCCGACAATAACTTTCCACATGGATTGTGTCCTTCGTTTACTCTGACGTTGTATTTCTTTCTAATTGTTCAATCAGTGACGGTTCCCACTCGGTTACACTCATGGTTGTCACTTGGTTGTGTAATGTTTGATACTGTTCTTTAGCCATAGCATCAAGATGATTTGCCTGCATCAAGTCTGCAGACAAGAGTCGCCAATAAAACTTATCGCGCGGTTCCACTGCACTCACTAAGCCATCGTTTAGCATCGATAAAGCCACCGCAATTCCACCTTCTTTAGCCACATTAAAAGCTTCTTTGCGTTTTTCTTGCCAATCACCGCCGCCACCAGATTGTGTTGCCGCTTGTCCCGGTTTAGAAGCTAGCCACTCCTTTACCTCTTCAGAGACAAACGGCTCCCCACCTTTGAACTTTAAATCGTACAAAGAAGGTAAGCGGGTAAGAAACTGCTCTGTTTCTTCTATGATGGCTTGGCACCACTCTTTTTTTCCTAGGCTTTCGGCAATCTGATAGCTCATAAAATGTCCGTCAAACCAATAGGGTGCCATGGTCAAACTTTGTTCTACTTTGCGCCATAAGGCCAAATCAGGGTGACGCATTTGGTCTTGATAATCTTTAACTCTATCTTGTTGCATACCGCGCAACATGGTTTCGCCATCCGCTTTGTGGTCAGGCAAAGAGGTGATACTCCCCCATACTGCATAACGACGAAGACGCACTGATAACGCAATTCCATATTCTTGTTCTGCAAGAAATTCAGAGACTTTAAGCAAAGTTTGCTTGGCAGCTTTATCACTGGAATTATCGACTGACAATGAAGTCGTTGTTGTCGTTGGACGAGCCTCACTTTCCTGAGCTTGTGCCGGCTTGTCTTGCTCAACTTTTTGTCGTTCTTCAACTCTGCGTAATTCGTTTTGAATCTTCAAAACCACAGATTCTACGACATCGGAAGTTAAGCCATGGGACTCAATATTTTTTTCCCATGTCGCGACCGATTGCAGTAGCGCTTCACGTGCGGTTGAGTCATAGCGATTAAATTCTAATTTTTCGAGAACGAGAGCAAATCGCTGTGCCATTTGGCTAAAAAATTTACGACGCGGTAAATTGCCGCGTTTACCCGGTGCTGGGAAACTGTCTTCCCAGAAGTTTTCCATGAAATCACTCATCACATCAAAAGATGCTTTGAAACGTGATGGTGTCGGATCGTTGTGCAGACACTGTAGTAAATACACCAATAATTTAATGTCTTTACTTTTTTCGCCTAACAATTTGACCGTACTGTGCTCCACCTCTTCCCATTGCACGCTAGCGTGGGAAAGTGAACCCACTTTCATCATTTGGTCTTCAACGAAATCAAACAACGGATCATCAAACAAACGTTCACCCACAGGACTATCACCTGGGATTGGTTGGGTAATCTGACGACGATATTCTGCTAATTCCATATCGTCACCTACCAACCACAACGCTGACGAAGCGCTGATAAATCTTGGGCGATATCTCGTGTATTAAAGTTAAGCCCGTCGGCAAATTTTGCATTAGAACGCAAAACGAGACGAGGCTCTTTAACCATGGATTTCATCATGCGAATTGCCGGTAGCCCCCGTGCTGATGACATCAATACACCGAGATCATCACTACGCCAATACTGCTGATCACCACCAGCTACTGCAACGCGAATGCGGCCATCTTCAACCGGTTGTGGAAGTGCAAGCTCAACTCGGCTTAGGTTATTCATGCAGCCCATCAGTAACACTGGCTTAGCATTTCCTTTGAATTGAGTGTTATCGTTAGTCGCTGTTAAAGCGATCCAAGCGCTGCTGCCACGCCCTTCCCCCTGAGTGACTAAAGCACGATCCTTATCACCATCTTGATGAGCCGCATCCATTGCTCTTTGCCAAGCTTCTGGGAACGCTTCACCATCTTTTTGCGCGACTTGAATCGGTGTTTTAAATACGCGATCAAAGCAGTCTAGCCTCTCTAACCTGCCAGTGATAAGTCGACATTGCTGCGCCTTTTTGACCAATTTCGTATCATTACCAGCCGCCATCGATGGGCTAGAAAACACACAAAATGAAAAGGCAACCCAGCTAAACAGTGAGACAATTCGTCGTTGAGTATTCATTGAGATTTGATCTCCAATTTTTGACACTTGTAAGCTAGGGTTCGTTTGGGAATACCCAGACTCAGCGCTGCTTTGGCACGATCACCGGAGTAACGCTTTAGACGCTCAGTGATGATCTTGGCTTCAAAGTCATTTAATGCCGCTTTAAGGTCACTAATGACTTCGCAGTTCACATCATTAATGTCAGGAGTCGATGTGGTAGGTGCTGCTGCAAACGCAGCAGATGTAACGGCCACTTCCGCCGATTGCGGTTGAGGGGCAATATCTGCCATCGCCATAATACGATGAGCAAAACAGTGTTCCTCAACTTGTGTTCCGTCTTCTGTTTGCGCACAACCAAACTCGATCAAGTGTTTGAGTTCACGAACATTACCAGGGAAATTATGCTGCTTAAGACAATCCACCGCCTTGAAGTGCAAGCCTCTGATATTTTTTCCATTCTGCTCATTAAACAGATCGACAAAATGTTGGCCAAGTACTTCGATATCGTCCAGTCGTGCAGCTAACCGCGGCAACGTAATTGGATATTGGAATAACCGATAATAGAGATCTTGACGAAATTCACGGTTACGTACTTGTTCAATTAAGTTGACATGAGTAGCAGATACCAGACGAAAATCAGACGCTTGTTCTTGTTTCCCCCCTACTGGACGGAAAGTTCGAGATTCAAGAACGCGTAACAGTTTCGCTTGCAATGCAAGCGGCATGTCACCAATTTCATCTAAGAATAGTGTTCCACCATTCGCCTGAGCGATCAGACCTTGTTTGTCACTATCTGCACCAGAAAAAGCGCCTTTACAGTAACCAAACAACTCACTTTCTAACAAATTCTCTGGAATGGCAGCACAGTTAATAGCGACAAATGGTTGATCTTTACGTGATGATAACTGGTGTACTGCTTCAGCAACCAACTCTTTACCAGTGCCGGTTTCTCCCTGAACCATAACTGACAGTTGCGATTGAGCAGCACTCGCAATTTGTTGACGAAGTTTTTGCATCACATCGCTATTGCCAATTAATTTTTGCGACAAATTTTGCGCCAATGACTGTTTAACAGAACAACGTTTAATATCGTTAAGTGATTCCGATAAAGCCCGACGATCATGCTCGTCACGCTCCATGGTCATCAATAACGCACGTTGTTGTAGATAAAGCTCTACAAATTTGACGAACGTTTCATCATCAAACGCGCCAGTCACCACATGGCTTTCACCCACCATTAGTAATATCGACTGCACATGCTGATCACCTAATGGTAATGGCTGTATCAGTACTGAGTCGAACATACCAACATTGGAAACCAATTGAGAAAACGGACGATTGGCTTGCCAAAAAACTAATTCGTCTGCGGTTAAATGCATGGCATTCGCGGATTGAAGTACATGAGCAAACGGGTTATCAAAATCCGTTACTGCCCATGAACACTCTAATGTTGAGTCGTGTGGGACCAACAGACGCCCATCCGAAGTGGGCATCAATAACATGCAAGTTGAGAGTCCGAGTTCTTGCGACACAATATCGACAAAACGTGTCGCAAGCTGATGAGGCTTTCTCAATCCTACAAGGTCGGTCGCGAAAGCTAACCAGTTACTCATGATTACTCGACCTCACCGATGAACTCACCATCTTGTGCAGACAATGAAATTCGAATGACAGGCTCTTTACTTGCAAGTTTGTTTAATAATGCAAGTGACACTGGCGGTAATAACTGACCATCAATAATAGCTTCAAGCATACGCGCACCATTTTCAGAGCGAGTTGCACGGCTAAGAATCTCATCAATCAATGATTCTTCAACCACCACCTCTGCAGAGTATCGTTCTGCTAATAGATTTTCTAAACGCGCTAACTTACCTTTCACAATGTCACCTAACACTTCTTTGTTCAGTGGCATATAAGGAATCACTTCCATACGAGCAAGTAATGCAGGTTTAAAGAACGCAGCCAATTCTGGATACAATGCGTCATCAAGCTCTGCTAGATTATCTGAGTA
It encodes:
- the tssM gene encoding type VI secretion system membrane subunit TssM gives rise to the protein MWKVIVGIVKKLKPGMVSALPILLFTAFILLNVAIWWAGPWLNIYDVKPLESITARAVASALFTLGCFGLWGLWQARKLRSFQVQQQREEQLREDPIKVYEERQEAELNQVMVDMKQNMNKRNYLYALPWYLVMGLENAGKTSLINRSGQNFVFSSVRRASGKKSANPYSFDWWIGDESVLIDPDGELLTQGSREMDNDGEMERRLWQHFVQWLDRNRSRRPLNGIVLTLDVSHLAAATASERKAYASLLRARLRELMETLSTRLPVYIALTKLDLLYGFEPFFKHYSKAEREDVLGFTFSLDSIENLDHWLEEFSRDYSEFVSRINTLLPEAVSETMPLDERNAIYSFTRQMAGLKDILAQFFEDALASDQFSTSALVRGAYFTSVYQQGVPTNAFDDAASRRYGLSHAVNRAQHAKNSTVYFTQKLFNKIIYPEAGLASDNFRVTRQKRRIMGLSLLSCSIASVLLIGTWQRYYEANIEHADAVLAKVNQYKKEFPSNLQMASQREVLEPLNKIRQATLEFGFFRDKPRFISDFGLYQGHTIGPRVEATYLNLLETRFLPLLMSDVIVDLKNAKTDEEKLAVLRVYRMMTDKSGRYKDYVMDYFARHWQQDFSGESKVQNELLQHLDYAMLHTDLTSDRKHGDVMADKVMKPYDQTIAKVQDQLGSMPNEQRVYRNLKLNAQSVLGPAINLRSLIGPVFDVVFEERVMNSGNLYIPQMLTKHGFEDYFMPQSESVSELALIDSWVLGQTKSANFSEADKKALRSRIRQLYVSDYNNTWRNALNEIDVKYFKDINDAVTVLENITGNVEPLQRLLRTLDTNTEMYAAVDDDDAKKELIKSSKYKVASMIEAPFSELNDMLKPMGDKPAYFQEVLASIEELQNYLKSIQDAPDVGTAALDATKARLKLVNADPIYTLKRIASGLPKPLDAMMTKLANESWYVVKQAAIKHLEIRWHEDVYKTFEEKLANRYPFNPDSSKDVSLEDFESFFAPNGTLDSFYNNQLKMFIDENISVGDNGADHSIVRKEVLDEIKQAQRICRAFFNRKGVLDVSFSVEPLRLTGNKRRSVLNVDGQYLSYSHGPRENVELIWPNTLRDSAVSKVTLVPTKTNVSPRSISIQGPWAFFRLLDHGDVVSASPTSVDYKFHVDGGDMIYRLNSEADANPFTERLFKSFKLSETLY
- the tssA gene encoding type VI secretion system protein TssA; amino-acid sequence: MELAEYRRQITQPIPGDSPVGERLFDDPLFDFVEDQMMKVGSLSHASVQWEEVEHSTVKLLGEKSKDIKLLVYLLQCLHNDPTPSRFKASFDVMSDFMENFWEDSFPAPGKRGNLPRRKFFSQMAQRFALVLEKLEFNRYDSTAREALLQSVATWEKNIESHGLTSDVVESVVLKIQNELRRVEERQKVEQDKPAQAQESEARPTTTTTSLSVDNSSDKAAKQTLLKVSEFLAEQEYGIALSVRLRRYAVWGSITSLPDHKADGETMLRGMQQDRVKDYQDQMRHPDLALWRKVEQSLTMAPYWFDGHFMSYQIAESLGKKEWCQAIIEETEQFLTRLPSLYDLKFKGGEPFVSEEVKEWLASKPGQAATQSGGGGDWQEKRKEAFNVAKEGGIAVALSMLNDGLVSAVEPRDKFYWRLLSADLMQANHLDAMAKEQYQTLHNQVTTMSVTEWEPSLIEQLERNTTSE
- the vasI gene encoding type VI secretion system-associated protein VasI; protein product: MNTQRRIVSLFSWVAFSFCVFSSPSMAAGNDTKLVKKAQQCRLITGRLERLDCFDRVFKTPIQVAQKDGEAFPEAWQRAMDAAHQDGDKDRALVTQGEGRGSSAWIALTATNDNTQFKGNAKPVLLMGCMNNLSRVELALPQPVEDGRIRVAVAGGDQQYWRSDDLGVLMSSARGLPAIRMMKSMVKEPRLVLRSNAKFADGLNFNTRDIAQDLSALRQRCGW